The Hippoglossus hippoglossus isolate fHipHip1 chromosome 4, fHipHip1.pri, whole genome shotgun sequence DNA window GCAAAGGCTCACAGGCAGactaatcaataaatcaatcctTTAAGTCAATCAAATGCTGCAATTTTCACATTACCATTCTGATAAAACGAAAAATTAAATGACAACATAATTTCTTATTTCACGTCTCTGTGCGGTGACTGTGGGTGAAACCGTTGAgggagtgtgtgcatgagcaCAAATCTCTGGATTGGTTACGATGGGTGATTGGGCAACAAAAAGTGTGCTTCACTACATACACTGAAGATTGTTTGGACTACAAAAACATCTCGGATTCATTCTTTCGTTAACGAAACAGGTCTCTCCTATAATATGCACGATACTATTTGGGAAAATAAAATAGGTACAGAAATCGAGAGCTATAAAAATGGCAAACTCAGCAGCAAATCTCATCTCAAATTTTCTCTCTCCAACTCTCCTCTTATCTACCGTCACAGTAGATTTCTGTTGAACAACTTGTGCGGCCATTTCGTCGGCATCTAACCATGATGGAAGAATCCAACTCAAATGCCCCAACCTACAGTGGGACAAGACagggggagaaagaagaggaatatatatatatatttatatatacgcAGGACAGTGCCTACTCTCAGTAACCACTACCGTTTGGATCTCTACCGaactcatcctcctcccccAAATTGTCCCCCATGGCAGATATGAGGTGGTGACTGAGTGAATGGGGCTAGattctctctcctccgctcttccatCCATTTGTATTGTCACCCGAAGACGGTCGGGAGCTCTTTACTTGCCCTCTTCTGGTTTGATGGCCTGCGGTTTTATGGGGCCAGTCCGTATGGGCTTGGCCGTAGAGATGGGGGGTTTGTCAGAATCTGGGCGTTCGCCTCCTGCCTGGTGGTTTTGGGCAGAGGTGTCGAGGGAGGGTTTTCCTCCCTGATCAAGTCGAGAAGCGTTGCTGACTTGTGGTGCcttaagctgctgctgctctgagaaGAACTTATGAGTGGACTGGAGCACCTCAGCCCGCTGCTTTGCCTAGAGGGGGATAGagggaaaatacaaaaatggtCAACCCACCCATCTCAGATTGGCCAAATGAACAAATCAGTATGACATAACAGatacaaagaaaatgttaaaagacCTTTAGGTCCTGTTCAGCCTTCAGAGACGCATGTGCACCTCTGGGTATAATCGAGGGACCAGGGGGTCCTCGGGAAAGATGCTGGCTGTGCTGTGGATACTGGGGTCGGGGATGAGGCATTAGCCCACCACCCACATTCGCCGACATTGGCGGGCCCATGGGAGAACGCTGAACACCCCCAGCAAATGAGTTAGCGTGAGGAGGTCGAACCAGAGGAGAAACTATGTTGGGCTGAGAGAGCatctgaaagagagaaaataaatgcatcagTTTACATTCATGTTTACAACAGGTGCATTTTACAAACAGTCAAAATACAAgtcatgtaaataataataatatacctGAGGGTTGAACTGTCCAGGGAAATGCTGCGCCATCCTCATCCCGGCAGAGTTGGGCTGAAACTGCTTCTGGTACAATATGCTGTTCATCTTACTGGACTGGCTACTAGGAGAGGTGGAGCTGGCCCTGCAGGCAAACGAGAAGGACATTTATAATCGTGTGTACAagattacaataaaaacacatatgttAGTGTGTGACTTGGATTGTATAAACTCACAATGTGCAGAATTTCCTTGCAAATAAAGTTTGCCACCTCAACTTGTTTTGATTCTGtccatttttgacattttaagaaGTCACGTTTGGTGTGCGTTTGTCAGTAAGTGCGAGGATGTGGTTTCGGGTTGTACCTGTAATGACTGGAGGTGGGTGTTGTGCTCCTGGCTCCAGGAGGAGTTCCAGGCTTCACGTCCATCCCACTGCCAAAGAGTTTAAGATCCATCTCCATCTGCAGCGTGTCAAAACACAGGAAcatacactttaaaaaaagtcaCAACCAACCTCTTTATTCAAACAGagtcacacatgtacacactacTACAGTACCTTGCTGGTGGGTGGCGGCATCATGTTGTGGCTGGGGCCCATGATGCTGCGGTACGCCTGGGAGACTGGAGGCTGTCGGTTCATGTTGGGGGGCTGGGCCTGAGGCGGCGTGGGGGGCAGTGCCAGGAGGGGCTGGCCTCCACCCGAGCCAAAGTTCGACAGAGACAATTGGGAACCAGGCAGAGGCACTGTCACCTTGAGGGAAATTAGAGAAGCACAAGTgtttgaaaatgagaaataatcAAACAATTCACCGATTTATCTAACCAACAGAAACTTGCGCTGTTTCACAACATTGGAAATTAAACACGTGGAAGTTTGATAACTGGTAAAAAATGAAGTAAGCTATTCACAAGGATTACAAACATTCAAATTCCATTATGTTTGCATGTATGTTACCTGTTGCATTGCTGAACTGGGCGACTGAGTGTTACTGTAGTAGCTACTCTGGCCATGTTGTTGCACCTGCCCCGAGTACATGTTTGAATGCTGATTCATCCCCTGTCGAGCCTGAAACAAGACACATGTCAGATGAAAGACGTACAGTGGGCTCAGTTTTCTTTTGGTAGAGTGAAATGTTCCCTGGGAGCGCTCTGGTTACCTGCAGCAGGTGTGTGTCAATGAGCTGGGAGCCTCCCATGCCAGAGGGCTGGTTGAGCTGCGGCTCAAACAGAATGGGAATGTGCTGAGTGGATGACTGCTGCTGATAGGCTAGGTTGGACTGAGGCTTGCCCATGTCAGGTGCTTGCACGCTGGCGTAGCTGTGCAGGGATGGTCCTGACAGCATCATGGAGGCCTGTGACAGGCTGTTCTGCATGAATGCCTGCTGAGACCTGAGGGAAGACACATCAGCAGGATCAGATGACAGGAACAATGGTGCCTCAGAGCAGCGAGACTGGCCCCTCTGTGCGTTTCTGTTGTGAGAAGAGAACTCATTGTCCTGCGGTGTGTCTTGTGTTACCTGTAAGGCTGCAGCGAGGAGCTGAACAGATCTTGTGGCTGGGACACTGGAGGTCCAGCACCGAGTCCTAGCTggggctggtgtgtgtgttggtgcgcgTGTTGGTGTCCGTGTTGGTGCGCGTGTTGGTGCCCGTGTTGGTGCCCATGTTGGTGCCCATGTTGGTGCCCATGTTGGTGCTGAGGCTGACCTTGCAGTGGAGCGTAGATGGGGATGGGAATCTGCTGCACTGCTGTTGGCTGAGGTGGGCAAACAGGTTATTTCTATCATCAAGGTTTAAGCATTCCTGCACTGAATTCTCAAAAAGTAAAATGCTACCTGTGAGAGTCCAGGCTGGAAGCCTTGCTGCTGTGCCAGGGAGGGAGGAGCCAAGCGAGGGTGAGGGGTGCTGAACAGGTGACTAGTGTCCATGTAGAATGCTGGAATCTGAGCTGCAGAACCTGGACatacaagaaataaaatattagtgACTACCAACAGACATGCACGGTTCTTCAAATATGAAACTAtagatgaaacaaactgaaCTATCGGGGCTATAATGATTTCCACTAAATAACGATGATTAAAATGCAGGAAACAGTGTCATGTTAATCTCACCTGCTGCAGACTGGGAGACGTACACCTGTGGGGTCTGCTGCTGGGGCAGGAGGGCAGGCACGCAGCCCAGctgagagaagctgctgctactgctgctactgctggAGCACAAACTTCCACCCTGCAACTGTTGGGGCTTCACCTTGCAGATGTTTGGGGGGTCAGAAGCTGTGGTGGTCTTGGTGCTGAGCGATGATGTTGTATAGGTGCCTGATCCTGCGGGGTGGAGGTAAACATATGGTGCAGACAAGGAGTCATGATGGGCGCCTGTATACTACTGATGCACAACAGGAAatgccaaaagaaaaaaaatcagtaaCTTCAGTGCTGaacaccagcagtgtgtgtgtcaacagacAATATGGAGGGAAATGTATGCTAAATGCAAGTAGAGATGTTGTTACCTGACAGTGAAGTGCTGGGAGTAACAGAAGCCACAGGGATCTGTGGCATGGAGGCCGAGGAGAAGGAAGAGTATGAAGATGCACATGACGTGAtgggggatgaagaggaggtgacCGGAGAATTCTTCTCCAGACTCGGGGAGTTTTCCCAAGCTTTACGAGCAGATTCCATCTGAACAGGAGACAGAAAGATGTCAGCACTTAAGAATCACTAAAACGTTAGAGAGGAGAAGAGTATTTCTTATGGAAATTAATGTTTCCTGGAATGTGTTGTACTATCTGTGTACCTTTAGTGTTAGGTCAACAGTAGCAGGGGAGACAGTGCTGAGGCTGGAGCTCTGCTGCAGGGTCTCTCGCCTAGGAATGGGCAACGAATGAGGCAGTGCCAcctgagacaaaaaagaaaaaaagaaaggaaaacacccAAAGCATTTACAGAATGTTAAATAATTgggattaaaaacatttactatTTATACACAACTGAGTGTACTGatttattcaaatcaaaatgaaagaTGAACAAGGTTTTTTCAAGTGTAAGGATGTCTACTCACATTTGCCACCAAACTTTCTTCTATTTTGTTGACTCCTGTAGGAACACTGTCAGccagtgaggaggagggggcggtGTAGTCAGTGACAGATTCCTgagatggaaacaaacatttagaatCACAAACTAACATGTTATACTACAAGTATAGATAGTTGGGTGACAGTAATTGTGACAGTGACATACCTTTGAGTTACTGATGAACTCTGCTGAGGGGACTGTAATCATGCCCTCAATGTCTCCTCCCAGCTCTGGTACGGCGGTGTCACTGGTGGGAGGACTGGGTTCTGTGGCTCTGCTGACGCCTCCTCCAGGAACTCCTCCCTCCATGCCTTCGCCTTCTACTCCACGTGCATCTTTGGCCTTGCGGTTCTTAAGAGAACGCTCTTTACCAATGGGACCTGGCTTATATTCCTTGGTTTCCACTGGCTCCATTTCaggaagctgtggaggaaaTGTACTCTGTAGCTGAGTTTCACAAAACTAATTTGAATCTGGATTGTGTAAGCATGAGCAGAAAGGAGTGTTACcttctgtgttttgattggGCCAGCTCGaggttgtttctgtctctgttctttGGGAGCAGGTAGTTTGTTTTCAGAGCCCATCTCTATCAACGCTGGAACTCCATCActgtctgtgctgcctgcagatgaTGGTGCTCCAAACTGAATACTGTCGATTGCCAACTCTACACTGCCCTCAGCTCCTGGCTTCACACCCtaaaaattaaaattacaaaatattttaatttcatgatTTATCATACAGCAAGTGGATGTTGCAGTCACAAAACACAGGCACATTTTGCATACCTCAGAGGAGACAGTGCCAGTAAAGGAGGTGAGAGGTTTGTTCCAGGCACTCACAGAAGGCGGCTGAGGAGGGCTGATTGGACCAACTGGAATACACAGATTGGATTTTTAGAAAACAGGCTGACAGATTCACTCCTGAATAGACATTTGGATAAATACATTCAAGTCATCAACATATACTTATTCACTCACGCTTCTTCACATCAAGAAGGACAGTGGAGCCCGCAACCTTGTTCTCCCACAGTTCTGTACCCAGCGTGCTGTGCGTCTGGGTGGGTGCGGGGGGGAGGTTTTTTGAGGTGAAGTCCACAGCAGCAGGGGGGATAGTGGGCAGAGGAGCCACCGTTCCTTCCAGAGTCTGAGGGGATGCAGCAGGCTGGGTAGGGGGCAGGTGAGGATGCTGGGGGGCAGCAATGGTAGGCTGCTGTTGGGCCTGGGGAATAGAGGCTGCAGCAGGCTGAGGCTGTGAGGCctgttgttgatgttgatgttgatgatgctgctgctgttgttgcgATGACTGTTTTTTAGCAAATCTTGGTGGCAgctttcctcctccccctctgctcTTCTCACCGGAGCCCTTTTTACCCCAGTTCTGTAAGAGTTGTAACTATATTAATACAATATCTAAGACATACAGTTCCTTTTCAATAAAGTAATGCACTGCTGTCAAATGGTATGTTCTTAAATTCCCTGTTCCTACCTGAGGTGTCTGCTCTTCCTTTTTCCGTTTCTCCTCATCCTGAAGGCGTTTTTGTTGCTTGCGGGAGACGACCTCTGTGAAGCCGTCATCATTGGTGCTGGACTGTGGGTCCTCTGTGGTGGTGACCTCTGGGTGGTCATCAATGATCACAACACCTACAATGACCAGACAAgaagaacatgttttttttagataacAAGCATCTAGAGGAGTAGATTCCAGGCCCAACAGTATCAGAGaatacatgtatttacttaCTGGCATAATTGTTGAGATCAAACTGAGAAAGCGCATTCTCCTTGGGCTTCTTGGAGACCTGTTTGGTCTCATCTTTGCGACGGGCAGACTGCTCTTTCGAAGGTCTTTgcgctgctcctccagctgttGATGCTGCTGCCTCTGAGTTCTGGTGGCCTACagggctgtttgtttgaaatgttgagGAACAGAAGTAAAAATTTAGATTAATCACAAGACACTGTGACAAACCAGTCAGTGACATCAgtactgacacactgacaccagAACATCAGTGTGGATGTAAACAAGGCCTGAGAAACTAAGAATGCTCATGTGTAAAAAAGTACTGACTTGGGATCTGAACTAATCTGAAAGAGATCTCATTTGCAAACAGAGAACtaagcctcttttttttttttaacatcctcTGACTGAAGTAGGAGTAAACAAAGAAGCTACTAGACAGGAAGTGTTGAcgataaaaggaaaaaacattttctctgtgttcaggTGCAGAGTCTATAAATACCACCACACTGATGCCATATTTAACCAAACATTTCAATGGCTAATTATAGTACACTAGAGGATAATTCTTAAACACATTCCAATCTTCCCAGCTTATTGAGGTATGTAGATTGTTCTCCAGTATTATTTAGTGCAGTCATTAATTGGGCGGAATACTAATCAACAATTAGTTTACAAAAGTTTTATTGTGTGAATAAACCTGCCATGTTATTCTGCTGCACACTAGTCGTTGAGTCAACCCCATTGTGCAACTGTTAATGGAAGCAGACAGAGTAAATGCCTTACATAAGACAAAAGCCTGATTGTTTCAAACTCACCCTTTGCGCCCTGCTTTGgcccctccccttctctccccttTGCCCCCAGTGTAGCCCCGGACTGGTTTGGCTCCACTGTTGCCTCTACGATTCTGTCTCTCCGCCGGCCTCTGACTGGAGAAACTCCTCTTGGCTGCAGGAGCACCTTCACGTTTTGGAGTCACCCCTCCTTCAGGTGGGCTTTTATTGGGGGTCAAAGAGCCCTGAGGAAGTGTGGGTGCCGCAGCAGAGGCAGTGGTGGCTTCATTAGTGGCCTCCACTgctcctttcctctcttctcgCTCTCTCCTTTCGTTGAAGTCGCTGCTTTCAGAAGCAGTCTCCCATTCCTCATTGGCTTGATCTGAAGAGTTCTGGTTGGACAGATCAGGGGACTTGGTACCGACCGCAGCGATTGTGGGGCTGCTGGTCTCAGGTAAGGATGCTTCTATAGTAGAGGGCAGGTCGGGTGCAGGCAtagttgctgctgcttctgcaggCACAGTAACAGGGGTTCCTGGAGCTCTAGACAGGGTTGGGGAAAGGGATATTGGGGCAGACCTGGCAGAAGTAGCAGGCACTGAGGGTAAATGGGCAGGTGGACTTGAGGCTGTTTCTCCACTACCCAACACGGCCGCCTCCCGCTCCTTCAAGCGTCTGAAGCGGGGGGGTTTATCTTGCCTGGGGGGGCGTGCTGGTCGGGATCTACGAGGCCTCTCTCTGCTACTCTGTGGTCCGTCCACAAATTTCTTGCCCTCAGACTTAGGTGGCCGTCGGTCAGTGGGATGATTGTCATATCTTTGGGCCGACTCCATTTCCTCAGGCCTAAATGTCTCCATGGGTCTAGAGGGCCACTGAGAAGAGGACTCTCTGGGCATTGGCCGTCTAAGAGGGGCAGAGCGAGGGCCACCACGTTCCCTTGCAACACCTCTTCTACTGTATAATCCACCTCTCCCTCGCCGAGAAGGTTCTCCTTTAGGAAGGAATCCTGGCTTGGGCCTATTTTCATCATCCACTCTGAATCCAGCCTTTTCTCCTATGTGAGGAGGTCCAAAGCCCGGCTTATGGGGCCCAGGTCGGACCTCGCCAGGGAGTTCTCGTCTCAGTGGACGGCTAGGTTTGGTGCTAGGTTCGCGGTCAGAGGGTCCAGTATCACTAGCAGACTCCCTCCCACCTTCACTTTCAGAATCTGTATCTGAACCCCGTCGTCGTCTGCGTTTTGGAATAACCTCAAAGTCTGAGCTTTCACTGCGAGTTTCGCTTTCTTCCCTATTGCGAAAGGCAGCAGCACCTCCCACTGCAGGTAAATCAGAGCGTGATCGGGGCTCTCTGTAAGGGTACTCTGCTCGACTCCTGCCGCGACCCCCCCTGCTGCGACCACTGTAAGTACCTCGGTAGCTGCGTCCTCTAGCGTAATACTCCCCTCTGCCACGTCCTTTGAAACTTGAGTCAGCAGGCcactctctatctctatctctgtcCTTGTCCATGTCCATGTCCCTATCCCTGTCCCTATCTCTGtcccgttctctctctctgtcctcccgCCGGTAGGCACGCGGAGGAAGATTGGACTCTTTTCTGGAAGGCAGTTTGGGTTCTGGATGTTTGTCATTGCTGGGTGGTTTGTCTGCTTTCTCTTcctgagaagaagaagtaggAGGCCCGGATGAAGGCTGAGAGTCTCTAACTCTCTGATGGCCAGTCGATGTTTCCTCAAGCTCTGTAGATTCCCTCTTCCCTTCACTCTGAGGTCTGGAGCCCTCAgacaaaacagcagctgcagtagGAACTTTGGATGGCTGATCTTTTTTAgatctttctcctctttctcctctttctcctctctcccctctctcgtgacgcttctctctctcttctctctgctccctctcttctttcatgTCCCTTAGGACAGGTTTCTTTATTGGCCCAGACCTGCGGATTGGTCTCTCCCCACCTGGTCCTTCTCTGCGTCCAGCCCCTGATCTCCCGCCCCAGCGCAGCTCAGTTTTCTGCTTGCTGGGGACTGGCAGAGGCAGCTTCTCTTGTTTGTGTAATCCATCAGCAGGAGGTGTAGCCCTGTTGTTCATCACTGTAGCCTGGGAGTAGAGTTCATTTTGGGGCTTATCTTCAGCCCTTTCCCCTGTGTCCTGTGGCTCTAGGGACTTTGTTCCCAGGGGTAGCCCATCGAACCTGGGCTCATCAAGCTTGAGGGAGTGACTGGAGCCCTGGGAGACGCTCCTTTGGAGCATAGCTTGACCAAGAGCCTCTACTTCTTCCCCACTCGGTAGGCCTGGTTCTTCAGAATCAAAAGCTGAGACTACAGGGAGGTCTAGAGGCCCAGATAAGTCCTCTGGGCCCTGGGTAAATGTTGACAGGGACTCTGTAGGGTCCCGGAAGAAGTTACTCTTACGAGAGTCCAATGCACTATGATCCTGGGGGTATATAGCTGGGAGAACTCTATCCAGATCCAGACTAGAGTCGattctgtaaaagaaaaatatagatgcatcacatgtttaaaataaaggCTTCTATGTATGCCAATAATTTCTCCTAAATATCCTTTACCTCTGCTCCTTGGTATCATTGTGTCCTTTTGGAGGAGTTACAGAAGGTAAAGGCTCTGATTGTGGGTATGGGTCTGATCCCCATACCATCCGTGAGTCTGAGGGAAGGCCATGGTCACGAATTGGCCGGGTCAAGTGGTCAAATGAGtctgagctggagctggagttGTCACCAGGCTCTCTGCGCACAATCTGCTTTGGAGGCATCCGCCCTGAAATGCATGAGAGTGACCTTGAACAGGCAGTCTGACATTTATCATCATAAACCTACATACTCATTCAGTAAAGTCTCCATTCATATTCAAAATATCTCCCTACCAGGGTGAATATTAGTTGGTATGTCCATTGGAGGACGTCCTGACATAATGCGAGGGTCCATGTAGGACTGCATCATTAGCCAGCGGGGGTCAAAGCCCATGGAGGCCAGGTGCTGGTGGTGGGGGCCCATAGGTTGATACATGGAGcggtgttgctgttgttgctgctgctgcgtagTTGGAACAGCGCCACCACCTGATGGGGACACAGAGCCCCCACTCTGCTGTTGCTGCCATTGTTGCTGCTTCATCTGCTCCTAAAAGACGAAAGAGGAACAGTAAGCCGATTAaagttcattgtttttttaaggaGATACACAGTACAATATGTATGTAATGTACAATATAGTAGGGCAGTCAAATGTTCTATTATCCcatttgaatttcatttgttaaattaaatatataattacttTTCTAATTAAATGTAATCTATTATTATGTACCATGTATACAGCAGTGTGGCTCCTATAGAGATTCAGGGTCTCATTTTGACATCATACCAGCAACAGTGCATCTTTTACTTGAGTTTTAATGTCTTTATCTGTACAGTTTGTCACAGACACATGATTTGGAGggcagatttgttttcttgggaaagctttcttttcttttttgtgtgtatagCACTCTTTCTTGGCAGAAGGGTTAACTAAACCATattgttaaatgtaaaaagagGCACCTTGTTTGGACAacatgttacattacattatttagCCGACGCTTatatccaaagcgacttacaataagtgcatttaacTATGAGGGTACAAGCCCAGAACAGCAAAAATCAAGTAGGTACATTAACTACAAAAGCCAAACGCAACTTAAAATTGGTTATTGGACATCTTCTTAATCAAGGGgtagtctgaagagatgtgtctttagcctgcggcggaagatgtgtagcAAAtagtcgtgattttgttgagtggctaactgtccctcgcagtgagggagcagcaagccgattggcagatgcagagcagagtggacgggctgggtggtaaggtttaaccatgtcctgtgtgtgagcagcagatCAGTGATGCAGCCGTCCCATGCTCCACACCTACTGTGACCTGCGCACTACATTTccaacacatttataaaatgaatgaaaataaaaatttgaATAGTAATTAAGCATTCAAAaagtattgatttttttaatattcaaacaCTACTGTTCAACCACAAGAGTGGAAGATCAAACTAAAAATCCCCTTCAGATTCAAGAAAAAAAGCCCACTACCTACTGCCAGCCCCCATTGGTTTAACCAGCAACACTCAGCTCTTTGTAACTGAAGAAGCTGAATGCGGACACTCTTACCTGCTGTCTGAGGAAACGAGGTGGCAAAGATTTTTGAAACTGTTTGGAATAGCCTGAGGTGAGAGATGGACGCAtagcagcagctgcttctcctTCCAGCTGTGGGGGTGCCACGGGGACATCCTCACCACTTGGTGTGTCCATGTGAGGCAGAGACAGGTGGGGCTCATCCACTGCAGGTAAACAAAACCAATATTGGGATTTATGACTGAATCCATATATAATTTTCAAACAACTTCGAGATGAGGTCAATATTGCTCACCTCTGTTCTCCTCTATGTTGAAATAGTCTTGGATAGGCACTGTTGTCCTGTCAGCCTGGTTTTCCTCCATTAGGGGGCCGACCTCAGCCAAAGagctctctccctcgctctcagGTTCTGGAGCAACGACCACAGGGCTCTGGACGGGGGGGCTGGGCTGAGGAGGCAAGtgaacctcctcctctgcacttGGTTCAACTCTCTCACATTCTGGCTCTATCCTCTCCCTGTCTTGATCCACCTGCTCTTGGAGAGGAGCTTGCATTGGTTCTTGCGATTGTGAAACTGGGACCATAGGTACAGGACTGGATTCAGGAGCAGGAGCGGGAGCAGGAGCGGGAGCGGGAGCAGGAGCGGGAACGGGAGCGGGAGCGGGAGCGGATAAGGGGGCAATCTCAGGGGCAGCTCCTGCCTCATCGGTGGTGGACTGAGCAGGGGAGGATTTGCCCTCAGTTGCTTGGCGGTGTTTTTCATTGAGACGTTTAAGTTTTTCTGCACAGGCCGCAAGCCTCTGTTCGTCCATCCGTcgctcctcttcatctctcctccgCCTCGCTCGTTCTACAGCTTCAGAAACTTCTGAAGGCTTCTTGCGCTTCTGTCTCCAGGCCTCAGAGTCCTCATCGGCACCAGGTGCTGATGCAGTCTGTGGCTTGTTCCCCCGTGGAGCTGCTCCACTAACAGAACGACTCCCACCCTGGAGAATAAAGATATTATTACCAACACAGACTTCTCATATTGCTGCTAAATTGATCAGGGTGCACTTGTCCAGCTTTACCTGGTAGTCTTGTGAAGCAGTTAATTTACTGTACTGCCCCATACTGCCAGGTGATGGTGCTCTTGGATCTACATTGTCTGCCCGTGAGGTCTTGTTGCCCCCACGGTCTTCAGACCCCTCATGACCTTCTTTTGGCCGAGGTCTTATACGTTCAACTTTCCCCATCCAATCCCTGAAGAACAATATCAACATGgattagaaaaaaaatggtTCTTCCAATTGGTTTCCTAAAGTTGATATTCAAACTGTAGTTTTATGGAAACTGGATAGGATATCTACAGGTAGGATAtctacaaatataaaaaatgctttggttaaaaaaaaaaaaaaaatgaatacgAGTAATACAAGTTATGCATACTAAGGATTGAATTGGCTAATTACAGAAAAGCAAtgcatgttaaaatattaaGCTCAAGATACTCACcagttttctcctttttctttagCAGCTTGGTTTTCCTCATCATCACTGAAGTTTAGTTTCTCTGTGTAGTCCACCTCCATCTGAGCTCCTGGAATGAGAAAGGGAAAGGGTTGAGGTTCGCTGTTCACACCAGGAGAAGAGGTCATCCATCTTACAATAGTTCTGAAtattgggcggctgtggctgaggggtcttcctccaaccagaaggtcggcagttcgagCCAAGTCTTCCTCAgttgcatgccgaagtgtcctatgacaagatgctgaaccccgaattgcccctcatagaaaaaaaaaagtgctgctaatagatgcactgtatgaatgtgtgtgtgtgtgtgtgtgtgtgtgtgtgagagagagaaaatcgGTGAAG harbors:
- the prrc2c gene encoding protein PRRC2C isoform X1, which gives rise to MSEKSGQSTKAKDGKTKYATLSLFNTYKGKSLETQKTAVAARHGLQSLGKVAASRRMPPPANLPSLKAENKGNDPNVNIVPKDGSGWASRNEAEGERQQDTPPPQIKPAVVPPPELPVAGSRSWANSKQTQLDGAPRVSSQFHQEFPSLQAAGEAEKGDSQEEEPYGPGPSLRPQNVGSWREGGGRNLITAPSPPEMDNRVPEEGSTSLGTTTPPVEADDPGRNVTADSQGEKKDGRERLPPTGPPQPKLNGGQQPPAGVPTHFDPAFRSMMPPYMFHAYPQMSVSTGQANVRYPVPQDGAKSVRGSRSARPQQAPPQAWHLDPDRPSIISASELKELDILDTDTDEGWAGAQMEVDYTEKLNFSDDEENQAAKEKGENWDWMGKVERIRPRPKEGHEGSEDRGGNKTSRADNVDPRAPSPGSMGQYSKLTASQDYQGGSRSVSGAAPRGNKPQTASAPGADEDSEAWRQKRKKPSEVSEAVERARRRRDEEERRMDEQRLAACAEKLKRLNEKHRQATEGKSSPAQSTTDEAGAAPEIAPLSAPAPAPVPAPAPAPAPAPAPAPESSPVPMVPVSQSQEPMQAPLQEQVDQDRERIEPECERVEPSAEEEVHLPPQPSPPVQSPVVVAPEPESEGESSLAEVGPLMEENQADRTTVPIQDYFNIEENRVDEPHLSLPHMDTPSGEDVPVAPPQLEGEAAAAMRPSLTSGYSKQFQKSLPPRFLRQQEQMKQQQWQQQQSGGSVSPSGGGAVPTTQQQQQQQHRSMYQPMGPHHQHLASMGFDPRWLMMQSYMDPRIMSGRPPMDIPTNIHPGRMPPKQIVRREPGDNSSSSSDSFDHLTRPIRDHGLPSDSRMVWGSDPYPQSEPLPSVTPPKGHNDTKEQRIDSSLDLDRVLPAIYPQDHSALDSRKSNFFRDPTESLSTFTQGPEDLSGPLDLPVVSAFDSEEPGLPSGEEVEALGQAMLQRSVSQGSSHSLKLDEPRFDGLPLGTKSLEPQDTGERAEDKPQNELYSQATVMNNRATPPADGLHKQEKLPLPVPSKQKTELRWGGRSGAGRREGPGGERPIRRSGPIKKPVLRDMKEEREQREEREKRHERGERGERGERGERSKKDQPSKVPTAAAVLSEGSRPQSEGKRESTELEETSTGHQRVRDSQPSSGPPTSSSQEEKADKPPSNDKHPEPKLPSRKESNLPPRAYRREDRERERDRDRDRDRDMDMDKDRDRDREWPADSSFKGRGRGEYYARGRSYRGTYSGRSRGGRGRSRAEYPYREPRSRSDLPAVGGAAAFRNREESETRSESSDFEVIPKRRRRRGSDTDSESEGGRESASDTGPSDREPSTKPSRPLRRELPGEVRPGPHKPGFGPPHIGEKAGFRVDDENRPKPGFLPKGEPSRRGRGGLYSRRGVARERGGPRSAPLRRPMPRESSSQWPSRPMETFRPEEMESAQRYDNHPTDRRPPKSEGKKFVDGPQSSRERPRRSRPARPPRQDKPPRFRRLKEREAAVLGSGETASSPPAHLPSVPATSARSAPISLSPTLSRAPGTPVTVPAEAAATMPAPDLPSTIEASLPETSSPTIAAVGTKSPDLSNQNSSDQANEEWETASESSDFNERREREERKGAVEATNEATTASAAAPTLPQGSLTPNKSPPEGGVTPKREGAPAAKRSFSSQRPAERQNRRGNSGAKPVRGYTGGKGERRGGAKAGRKGPVGHQNSEAAASTAGGAAQRPSKEQSARRKDETKQVSKKPKENALSQFDLNNYASVVIIDDHPEVTTTEDPQSSTNDDGFTEVVSRKQQKRLQDEEKRKKEEQTPQNWGKKGSGEKSRGGGGKLPPRFAKKQSSQQQQQHHQHQHQQQASQPQPAAASIPQAQQQPTIAAPQHPHLPPTQPAASPQTLEGTVAPLPTIPPAAVDFTSKNLPPAPTQTHSTLGTELWENKVAGSTVLLDVKKLGPISPPQPPSVSAWNKPLTSFTGTVSSEGVKPGAEGSVELAIDSIQFGAPSSAGSTDSDGVPALIEMGSENKLPAPKEQRQKQPRAGPIKTQKLPEMEPVETKEYKPGPIGKERSLKNRKAKDARGVEGEGMEGGVPGGGVSRATEPSPPTSDTAVPELGGDIEGMITVPSAEFISNSKESVTDYTAPSSSLADSVPTGVNKIEESLVANVALPHSLPIPRRETLQQSSSLSTVSPATVDLTLKMESARKAWENSPSLEKNSPVTSSSSPITSCASSYSSFSSASMPQIPVASVTPSTSLSGSGTYTTSSLSTKTTTASDPPNICKVKPQQLQGGSLCSSSSSSSSSFSQLGCVPALLPQQQTPQVYVSQSAAGSAAQIPAFYMDTSHLFSTPHPRLAPPSLAQQQGFQPGLSQPTAVQQIPIPIYAPLQGQPQHQHGHQHGHQHGHQHGHQHAHQHGHQHAHQHTHQPQLGLGAGPPVSQPQDLFSSSLQPYRSQQAFMQNSLSQASMMLSGPSLHSYASVQAPDMGKPQSNLAYQQQSSTQHIPILFEPQLNQPSGMGGSQLIDTHLLQARQGMNQHSNMYSGQVQQHGQSSYYSNTQSPSSAMQQVTVPLPGSQLSLSNFGSGGGQPLLALPPTPPQAQPPNMNRQPPVSQAYRSIMGPSHNMMPPPTSKCMFLCFDTLQMEMDLKLFGSGMDVKPGTPPGARSTTPTSSHYRASSTSPSSQSSKMNSILYQKQFQPNSAGMRMAQHFPGQFNPQMLSQPNIVSPLVRPPHANSFAGGVQRSPMGPPMSANVGGGLMPHPRPQYPQHSQHLSRGPPGPSIIPRGAHASLKAEQDLKAKQRAEVLQSTHKFFSEQQQLKAPQVSNASRLDQGGKPSLDTSAQNHQAGGERPDSDKPPISTAKPIRTGPIKPQAIKPEEGK